The Chthoniobacterales bacterium nucleotide sequence CTCCAACCCCCGAACCCTCCAACCCCCGGAACGTAAACCCTCAAAACCCGCGCGAAAATTCAACCCCAACAACCCCGAAAGATCACTCCTATGAAGCTCAAAATTTCTCACTATCTCTGCCTTCTCGTCGCCATCGCAACGTTAGGTCAAAGCAACGCATATGCCGTGGGTTCTTGGACCTTTACCAGTGTCAGGAGTTCCTTCAACGGGCTGCCTGGCGCCGTTGGGGATGGTGTCGCCAATGACACAGCGGCGATCAATCGCGCAATCGCGGCGGGGACCACAATCTATTTTCCACCTGGAAAATACAGGTACGTCGGTCCCATGACAGTCCCCTCAAATATCTCCTATCGATTCTTTGGGGATGGACCCGGCATCTCGACGATTATTTTCACGGATGCAGTTGGCGGGATTAACGCGCCTTCCATCGTGGACAAAACTTTTCAAGTGGATGGACTAACCATCCAGGGAAATTTCGGCAATACCGGCATCGGGATCAACGCCGCGCTTCAGCCCAATAACCCAAAGTTCCGAACGGTGACTATCCGAAATGTGGAAATCAGAGGATCAGACCGCACCCAAAATCCCGCAGGATATTGGGGAACAGGGATCAAGGTCTACCAGGCGCAAAATGCGCTGATCGAAGACGTCCAGGTTCATGGAAAACTTGATCCTGCTAGCCCCGGCCCAACCGCGAGCGTCGGAATTGAATGGAGCTCGGACCCAGCGTTACCCTCCACGCAGCTCTTCATGCACGACATCCAGGTGGATTTTTACCAAGTTGCCATTAAGACCTCGGGATGGGTTGAAGGTTTCTATTTGGATAAATTTGAACTGGTCTTTTGCGGCTACCCTCTCCCCAACTCCAAGGCAGCTATGGAGCTTTCGGCCACTAGCCCTTCCTCTCCGGGGTTGGTATTTCACATTTCGGACGGCCACGTTAATCAATTTTGTTGTGGAATACGCCTGACGAATATTTGGCACGCAAAGATTTCCCAGGTGAATTTTTTCAATCAAATATACGATGGCACGCACTTAACCCTGACCAATTGCCGTGACGTAATGGTTACCGATAATAACTTCGAGGATTTCGGCATATCAGGCGAAACGAATACGAACGGTATCTATTCTATCAACAGCACGCAGGTTCGACTCGCCGGAAACTCCATCGCCTTGGCCCCAACTACTACTAATGGAAGCTGCATCGTTGTCGACTCGGCTTCCAGGAAGGTAAAAATCCTGGATAACACGTTCGAAAGCTCTCCTCGGCAGATTTATGACGCGGCGCCTGACACGTACATCCGCCTGATTCCATGACGCGCTGACCCTGCGCTAGCAGGAAATCGAACGATTCCAGCGGACAAAAAAGGGGCGTATTACTCGCGCCCTCCGAGCGGTGGTCGCGCCGAAAGGCGCTCATTTTGCCGAACGAGCTTTGGTGCATTGCCCGCAGTGAACCCTGCGCATGGTTTTTCGCACCTCTCGTCGCAGTTGTTAGCGGGAGCATCTTTCCTTCGGTAAGGAAAGCGGGTTTACAAACCGCGTCTTTTCTTGTTCAAGAGAAGCGCGCGTGAAATCAGACCTCGAAGCGGAATTCGCCAAGCTTGCCCCGTGGGTTTTCCAATTCGAAATTGACGGCGCGATTTACGGCGGCGGAGTGAGCGCGACTGGCGATATCCGGGTCGAGCAGTTTTTCGATTACGTCCCCAAGGCAGCAACGATCCTGGAGCTCGGCTCATTGGAAGGCGCCCAAACCTTTATCATGGCGCAGCGGCCCGGAGTAACCCGGGTCGTGGCGCTCGAAGGCCGCGAGTTCAACCTCCGCAAGGCGCGATTCGTCCAGGAACTCCTGCGGATCCCGAACGCAGAATTCGTCCAGGCCAATTTGGAAGACGCCGATCTGGCCGCCTACGGAAAATTCGACGCGGTGTTTTGTTCCGGGCTTCTCTATCATTTGCCGGAGCCGTGGAAATTGATTGCGCAACTTCCGGCGATCGCGCCCGCCCTGTTTATCTGGACGCAGTATGCCAAAGAGGAAGAGGCAACCGAGGTTGCGCCGGGATTGCGCGGAAAAATCTGTCCGGAAGGCGGTTCCGACGAGCCACTCAGCGGAATGTCAGCCACAGCTACCTGGCTGACCCTCGATTCGCTGATCACGCTGCTGAAGCGCAGCGGCTATGGAAGGGTTGATTTGATCAAAGACGATCCGGGCCATTCAAACGGCCCGGCGGTGGCGGTCGGCGCCAGGATCCACTAATCGATGCACTGGTTCTTTGCTCTCACGGAAGATTCGACTGCTTTTCGGCAATACGCCGAGATGATCATGGTGGCCGTGCACACCGCGAAAAAATTTACCTCGCTCGTTCCGCACTGCATTTATGACGGCGGCGACAATGACTTTACCGCCTGGCTGGCGAAACACGGAGTGCGGATCGTCCGGCATCGCAGTTTTATTCGTGACGCCCTGACAGAGCTGGGCCGACAAAAGGGGAATCCGCACCTGGCGGCGGCGCTTTCAGGCGCGTTCTCGCGGGTCGAGCTTCC carries:
- a CDS encoding glycosyl hydrolase family 28-related protein; this encodes MKLKISHYLCLLVAIATLGQSNAYAVGSWTFTSVRSSFNGLPGAVGDGVANDTAAINRAIAAGTTIYFPPGKYRYVGPMTVPSNISYRFFGDGPGISTIIFTDAVGGINAPSIVDKTFQVDGLTIQGNFGNTGIGINAALQPNNPKFRTVTIRNVEIRGSDRTQNPAGYWGTGIKVYQAQNALIEDVQVHGKLDPASPGPTASVGIEWSSDPALPSTQLFMHDIQVDFYQVAIKTSGWVEGFYLDKFELVFCGYPLPNSKAAMELSATSPSSPGLVFHISDGHVNQFCCGIRLTNIWHAKISQVNFFNQIYDGTHLTLTNCRDVMVTDNNFEDFGISGETNTNGIYSINSTQVRLAGNSIALAPTTTNGSCIVVDSASRKVKILDNTFESSPRQIYDAAPDTYIRLIP
- a CDS encoding class I SAM-dependent methyltransferase, whose product is MKSDLEAEFAKLAPWVFQFEIDGAIYGGGVSATGDIRVEQFFDYVPKAATILELGSLEGAQTFIMAQRPGVTRVVALEGREFNLRKARFVQELLRIPNAEFVQANLEDADLAAYGKFDAVFCSGLLYHLPEPWKLIAQLPAIAPALFIWTQYAKEEEATEVAPGLRGKICPEGGSDEPLSGMSATATWLTLDSLITLLKRSGYGRVDLIKDDPGHSNGPAVAVGARIH